In one Paramisgurnus dabryanus chromosome 21, PD_genome_1.1, whole genome shotgun sequence genomic region, the following are encoded:
- the LOC135776077 gene encoding amphoterin-induced protein 3, protein MTCASYMVLISLLVRSSMAICPPGCLCTVDILSCGSVGLDRFPNPLPFTTSVLDLSHNRITWLAAGSLYGLRRLHTLHMSHNHISLLSPGAFHNISSLRYLDLSSNKLQVVGKHHFQGLVELEVLLLYNNRITRVESNTLVGLSNLRKVYFSLNQLTDFPFFTVRKHSHPNLVTLDLSSNRLFRLPMDDIVLLPVVVQKGLYLQNNSLECDCSIYRLFWHWDQKGYASVRDYKEDYKCLTQGEPPISIHLLRTPYFFENCTVGKIISLLSPKADKVVYKGEQVKLDCTGTLNEEEVSYSWTIPHQENISVLINNGTLRLNQDGSLDILAVQYTDSGVYRCTAVDNIKMVNESREVNLTVLAQRSTEESFNTGYTTLVGCAVTLVLILMYLYLTPCRCACCKPPPPSPETFREDPCTLASIFTAPSTADGLKAKSQADRHVAFLEPLIAGGNGHSKAAFVVEHPIVQWDMENLTVIKDRNDSE, encoded by the coding sequence ATGACCTGCGCATCGTATATGGTTTTGATCTCGCTCTTGGTACGGTCCTCGATGGCCATTTGCCCTCCAGGGTGCCTGTGCACTGTTGACATACTGAGCTGTGGCTCGGTGGGTCTGGATAGATTTCCAAACCCGTTGCCATTCACGACTTCTGTCCTGGACTTGAGTCATAACAGAATAACGTGGCTAGCAGCAGGCAGTTTATACGGACTCCGACGGCTTCACACTTTGCATATGTCCCATAACCACATCTCATTGCTCAGCCCTGGAGCTTTCCATAACATCAGCAGTCTACGGTACCTGGACCTTTCTTCCAACAAACTCCAGGTCGTGGGAAAGCACCACTTTCAAGGCCTGGTGGAATTGGAGGTGTTGTTGCTGTACAACAACCGGATTACCCGCGTGGAGAGCAACACCCTTGTGGGACTCAGCAATCTCAGGAAGGTTTATTTCAGCCTCAACCAGCTGACCGACTTTCCTTTCTTCACAGTGCGCAAGCACAGTCATCCCAACCTGGTTACCTTGGACCTGTCCTCCAACCGCCTGTTTCGCTTGCCAATGGATGACATTGTATTATTGCCCGTGGTGGTTCAAAAAGGTCTGTATCTGCAGAACAACAGCCTGGAGTGCGATTGTTCCATATATCGCTTGTTCTGGCACTGGGATCAAAAGGGATATGCGAGTGTTAGAGACTACAAAGAGGACTATAAGTGTTTAACGCAGGGCGAGCCCCCGATTTCAATTCATTTGCTCCGCACCCCTTACTTCTTCGAGAACTGTACGGTGGGAAAGATCATATCTCTTTTATCGCCCAAAGCTGATAAAGTCGTATACAAGGGAGAACAAGTCAAACTGGACTGTACTGGGACTCTGAATGAAGAAGAAGTGTCCTACAGTTGGACCATCCCTCATCAGGAGAACATCAGTGTGCTGATCAACAATGGAACGCTACGTTTAAATCAAGATGGTAGCCTGGATATTCTTGCAGTACAGTATACAGATTCAGGAGTATATCGATGTACCGCTGTGGATAATATTAAGATGGTCAATGAATCACGAGAAGTGAACCTAACTGTGCTTGCCCAGCGCTCCACGGAGGAATCGTTCAACACGGGCTACACCACATTGGTGGGCTGTGCCGTGACCCTTGTGCTGATACtgatgtatttgtatttaacccCATGTCGATGTGCTTGCTGTAAACCCCCTCCTCCCTCACCAGAGACTTTTAGGGAAGACCCTTGCACTCTAGCCTCGATCTTTACAGCTCCTTCAACTGCAGACGGACTGAAGGCAAAGTCTCAGGCGGACAGGCATGTGGCGTTTCTTGAGCCGCTCATTGCAGGGGGAAACGGCCATTCGAAAGCTGCATTTGTTGTCGAACATCCTATAGTTCAATGGGATATGGAGAACTTGACCGTTATTAAAGACAGAAATGACTCTGAGTAA